GCTCAGGGTGACGATCGCTCTAGGTGCGCAGCCCTGGGATCACCCTAAGCCGGTGCCAGGTCACCCTGAGGCTCTCGAAGGATGAACTGGACTTGGGGGCGTCGTTCCTACCTCAGCTGCGCTTCGAAAAACGCCACGGTGCGCTTCCAGGCCAGGGTGGCGGCCGCCTTTTCGTAGCGGGTAGGGGCGGTGTCATTATGGAACGCGTGGTTCACGCCATCGTACATGTGCAGGGTGTAGTCTACTCCGGCGGCCCTAAGGGCCTCCTCGTAGGCCGCGATGCCGGCGTTGATGCGCTTGTCCAGCCCGGCGTAGTGCAGCAGCAGCGCCCCCTTGATGCGCCTGGCGTCCCTGGCGTCGGCCTGCCGCCCATAGAAGGCCACCGCCGCCAGCATTTGGGGGTCGCGCACCGCCAGCTGGTTCGCCATGCCGCCGCCCCAGCAGAAGCCCACGCAGCCCACCTTGCCGGTGCAGTGGGGGTGCTGGCGCAGGTGGGCCGCCGCCGCCACGAAGTTGGCGCGGGTGGTCTCGCTGTCCAGCTGGTAGATCATGCTGCGGGCCTCGTCGCTGTCATCGGGGGTGCCCCCCATTCTGGAGAGGGCATCGGGGGCCAGAGCCACGAAGCCGGCCAGCGCCGCCCGGCGCGCCACGTCCTCGATGTGGGGGTTCAGCCCCCGGTTCTCGTGGATCACGACCACGCCGGCGTGCTTCTTGTCGTCGTTGGGGCGCGCCAGGTAGCCCTGCACCGGCCCGTCCGCACCCTCGAAGGTGACCCGGCTGGAGTGGATGCGCTCGTCGTTTTGAGCGACCACCTGGGCGTGAAGGTAGTTCACCTCCAGCAGGGGCAGCAACGCCTGGGCCGCAACTACCCCGCCGGCCAGCACGGCCAGCCGCTTCAGGAACGCACTACGCTCCAGCCCCGTGTGGGTGTACTCGTCAAACAGATCGATGGCGCGCT
Above is a genomic segment from Candidatus Neomarinimicrobiota bacterium containing:
- a CDS encoding dienelactone hydrolase family protein is translated as MDQRAIDLFDEYTHTGLERSAFLKRLAVLAGGVVAAQALLPLLEVNYLHAQVVAQNDERIHSSRVTFEGADGPVQGYLARPNDDKKHAGVVVIHENRGLNPHIEDVARRAALAGFVALAPDALSRMGGTPDDSDEARSMIYQLDSETTRANFVAAAAHLRQHPHCTGKVGCVGFCWGGGMANQLAVRDPQMLAAVAFYGRQADARDARRIKGALLLHYAGLDKRINAGIAAYEEALRAAGVDYTLHMYDGVNHAFHNDTAPTRYEKAAATLAWKRTVAFFEAQLR